The proteins below come from a single Gemmatimonadota bacterium genomic window:
- a CDS encoding electron transfer flavoprotein-ubiquinone oxidoreductase: MPVDILFVGAGPASLAGAYHLLTLVEKHNESVASGGGKEIGPLEIAILEKGSSMGAHAISGAVMDPRALAELIPDFEEAGFPAESPVTSDEVRVLSAKGGFRLPAVPPTMRNDGNYVVSLGKVVSWLAEKVEEKGAFILPEFPGREPIFDGSRLSGIRTTDRGLDKEGNPKGNHQPGADITARVVVLGEGPRGSLTKQLIARHGLDEGTNPPVFATGVKETWRLPEGRIEPGKVIHTMGYPLDSSTYGGGFIYGGADGMAAIGFATGLDYHHPATDPQAELQRFKEHPFVVALLEGGEIVSFGAKTIPEGGWFAMPRPYFDGGMLIGDCGGFLDPSRLKGIHLGMKSGMLAAETILEGLIADDFSESQLAGYRQRIEASWIREEMWKSRNFHQAMDSGLFGGMARIGIQMLLGGRDIRGDRVSAAPGHTHMKRLSEAGGDRARPTVDNERIFDKLTNVFHSGAIHEEDQPVHLVVSDLDICRTRCAEEYGNPCRFFCPADVYEMVEEDGGGLDLRINASNCVHCKTCDVMDPYQIITWLPPEGGGGPSYKNL, encoded by the coding sequence ATGCCCGTCGACATACTGTTCGTTGGCGCCGGGCCGGCCAGCCTTGCTGGCGCGTACCACCTCCTGACCCTTGTCGAGAAGCACAACGAGTCCGTCGCGTCCGGTGGCGGAAAGGAAATCGGCCCGTTGGAGATTGCGATCCTGGAGAAGGGATCCTCCATGGGCGCGCACGCGATCTCCGGTGCCGTCATGGACCCGAGGGCGCTTGCCGAGTTGATTCCTGACTTTGAAGAGGCGGGGTTTCCGGCGGAGTCACCGGTCACCTCCGATGAAGTTCGCGTTCTTTCGGCGAAGGGGGGGTTCCGACTTCCGGCCGTCCCGCCGACCATGCGCAATGATGGAAACTATGTGGTGAGTCTGGGGAAGGTGGTGTCCTGGCTTGCGGAGAAGGTGGAGGAGAAGGGGGCGTTCATCCTTCCCGAGTTCCCCGGGCGGGAGCCGATCTTCGACGGAAGCCGCCTGTCCGGAATACGGACGACGGATCGCGGGCTGGACAAGGAGGGAAACCCGAAGGGAAACCACCAGCCCGGAGCGGACATCACGGCGCGGGTGGTGGTTCTTGGGGAGGGGCCGCGCGGGTCGCTGACGAAGCAACTGATTGCGCGGCACGGTCTCGACGAAGGAACGAACCCGCCGGTCTTCGCAACCGGAGTCAAAGAAACCTGGCGGCTCCCGGAGGGGCGGATCGAACCGGGAAAGGTGATCCATACAATGGGTTACCCGCTGGACTCCAGCACCTACGGCGGCGGTTTCATCTACGGGGGTGCGGATGGGATGGCGGCCATCGGATTCGCCACCGGACTGGACTACCACCATCCGGCGACGGACCCGCAGGCGGAGCTGCAACGATTCAAGGAACATCCGTTTGTGGTGGCACTTCTCGAAGGCGGGGAGATCGTCTCCTTCGGGGCCAAGACGATTCCCGAGGGCGGGTGGTTCGCCATGCCGAGGCCGTACTTTGACGGGGGGATGCTCATAGGGGACTGTGGCGGGTTTCTGGATCCGTCACGGCTCAAGGGCATTCATCTCGGCATGAAGAGTGGAATGCTCGCCGCGGAGACGATCCTGGAAGGGTTGATCGCGGATGACTTCTCCGAAAGCCAGCTGGCGGGCTATCGACAGCGGATCGAGGCATCGTGGATTCGCGAGGAGATGTGGAAGTCGCGCAATTTCCATCAGGCAATGGACTCGGGACTCTTCGGGGGGATGGCGCGCATCGGTATTCAGATGCTGCTGGGCGGTCGGGACATCCGGGGAGACCGGGTCTCCGCCGCGCCCGGGCACACGCACATGAAGAGGCTGTCCGAAGCCGGAGGAGATCGCGCGCGGCCCACGGTGGACAACGAACGGATCTTCGACAAGCTGACGAATGTTTTCCACTCGGGGGCCATTCACGAAGAGGACCAGCCGGTGCATCTGGTCGTGTCGGACCTGGACATCTGCCGGACGAGGTGCGCGGAGGAATACGGGAATCCGTGTCGGTTCTTCTGCCCGGCGGATGTCTACGAGATGGTGGAGGAGGATGGCGGGGGGCTGGACCTGCGGATCAACGCGTCGAACTGCGTTCACTGCAAGACATGTGATGTGATGGATCCGTACCAGATCATCACCTGGCTGCCTCCGGAAGGCGGAGGCGGGCCGTCGTACAAAAACCTCTGA